Proteins from one Porites lutea chromosome 3, jaPorLute2.1, whole genome shotgun sequence genomic window:
- the LOC140931115 gene encoding uncharacterized protein, whose protein sequence is MASFRDIRNLLVKSFDDGDISEDEFLLLYDANTSKNPDFPYDCYGSFDLNEMDDSECLAEFRFHKNDVPVLLEALQLPQSFTCHQGTICDGIEALCITLRRFAYPCRFSDLIPRFGRPVPELSMISNLVMDTIYQEHNHRVTQWNNTLLSPPLLESYARAIASKGSPLPNCVGFIDGTVRPICRPEQNQRIVYNGHKRVHGIKYQSVVLPNGMIANMYGPVEGRRHDSGMLADSGLLRDLEQHAFSTTREPMALYGDPAYPLRVHLQVPYRGAGITPQMEVYNKAMSAVRMSVEWIFGDIVNYFKFLDFKKNLKISLSAVGKMYVVCAILRNALTCMYTNSTSEYFALDPPTIEDYFS, encoded by the exons ATGGCATCCTTTAGAGATATACGTAACCTTCTTGTCAAAAGTTTTGATGACGGTGATATTTCCGAGGACGAATTTCTCCTCCTTTACGATGCAAACACCTCGAAAAACCCAGATTTCCCTTATGACTGCTATGGATCGTTCGACTTAAATGAGATGGACGACAGCGAGTGTTTGGCTGAGTTTCGTTTTCATAAGAATGATGTTCCCGTCCTTTTAGAAGCCTTGCAGCTCCCTCAGTCTTTCACGTGCCACCAAGGAACCATTTGTGACGGAATAGAAGCGCTTTGCATAACACTGAGACGATTTGCTTACCCATGCAGATTCAGCGATTTAATTCCACGATTTGGTCGCCCAGTTCCAGAGCTGAGTATGATATCCAACCTCGTGATGGATACAATTTATCAAGAGCACAATCACAGAGTAACTCAGTGGAATAATACGCTTCTAAGCCCTCCACTTCTTGAAAGCTATGCCCGTGCGATTGCCTCAAAGGGAAGTCCATTACCTAATTGCGTTGGTTTTATAGACGGAACAGTAAGGCCAATTTGTCGACCCGAACAAAACCAGAGGATCGTTTATAATGGACATAAGCGAGTACATGGTATCAAGTACCAGTCTGTTGTCTTACCTAATGGTATGATAGCCAACATGTACGGCCCAGTAG AGGGTAGACGGCATGATTCAGGTATGTTGGCTGATTCTGGTCTACTTCGCGATCTGGAGCAGCATGCCTTCTCCACAACAAGAGAACCAATGGCCCTATATGGTGACCCCGCCTATCCCCTACGTGTCCACCTCCAAGTCCCATACAGAGGTGCCGGAATAACACCACAAATGGAGGTGTACAACAAAGCCATGAGCGCCGTTCGTATGTCTGTAGAGTGGATTTTCGGGGATatcgttaattattttaaatttctcgattttaagaaaaatttaaaaatctccCTTAGTGCAGTCGGAAAAATGTACGTTGTGTGTGCCATTCTACGTAATGCCTTAACCTGTATGTACACCAACTCTACATCAGAGTACTTTGCCCTGGACCCTCCAACCATTGaagattatttttcttga